The following is a genomic window from Pyxidicoccus trucidator.
GCGCGGCCGAGCTCGACCGCCACGCGAACCAGTACGAGGGCAGGGGACACAATGGCTCTCATTGCTGCAATGGGCTGGATGCAATGGCCGAGGACTACCAGAAAGTGAAAGAGGGCGCCCTGTGTGTGATGTTCGGCTCTGTGCATGCGCCCACCACGTTCTGCGTGGACTGCGCGAGCGCGGTTCGCCGCAAGGACTTGAGTGCTGGATTCACTTTCGTCTGAGCCACGGAGAGGTGATGTCATGACCCGCAGGGACGACTTCTCTGACGTGGTGCTGGGCTCGCTGACGTCGAACGCGCAGTCCCCCCGGCCCCCTCACCCCGGCTTTCAAGGTGTCCTCCTGCGCGCGCCACGGCGGGTCGTGCTGCGCCCGGGGGCGGCAATCCCGGTCTGCGGGTTCTACCTGCTCCCCGCCGCGTCCCTCCTGCCGCCAGGCGATCCTCCCTCGGCCATACAGCTCATGGCGGTGGACGTGATGACCGGACTCGTGCTGTCCGCGCACCTGACGCCGCCGGACCCGATCGAGCCGCCGGACGAGGCGGATGCCGTGAGTCCGGCAGAGGTTGGCGACGCGCTGTGCGGAGGCTACTTCAATCCCAACCTGTTCGATTACCTCCCGCTCCCCTGGCGCCCCGCGAGCTATGAAGTCGTCGCGGAGCTCGCCGGCCGGAGGTCCAATGTGGTGCGTATCCGGCTGGAGGAGGAGCGCCGGGCCTGAGTGAAGGCGATGCGGTGGCGCGGCCGTGCCGCCCGTGAAGGCCGGCACGGCGTGGGCTCCGGGACTACTGGACGAGCACGCTCCAAGGCCAGCGCCTTCTTCATCCAGCTGCTGTGGCGACTGGCCCGCGAGTACCGGAGCGCTCGGCGTGTGCTACTTCCCCCAGGCCAACCGCATCGAGCGCGTGTGGTTGGACCTGCACGCCAACGTCACCCGCAACCACCGCTGCCGCGCCCTGAACGGGCTGATGGCACGGGTCCATGCCTACCTGGCTGCGCGCAACACCCAGCGCCATGCCAGTCCATGCCTGCGGCGAGCCGAGCTCAGGCGGGCCGCCTGAGCCCGTGCGAGAATCCCGATTCTTTGTTTTGTTCCTCCTCTGTGCGGAACAGCTCTGCGTAGAGATCAGCCACACGACCGCTGTCGCTGACAATGAACTTTGGAGTGGAGGGATTGACGCTGAGGAGGAGGCAGTGGCGGTGTGAGGATTGGTCGGCGAACCCGGATGATGAGCTCGCCTTCGCTGGACTCTGTGGCTTCGGTATCGTTCGATACTGTCCCCACACTGCGATTGAGGCGGACGGAGGGGTATCGCGGCAAATCGTGGAGCCTCAGGCTTCAGAGTTGCTCACGCAACAGGCGCGGCTCCGGGTTGCGGTGTTGGTTCAGCGTCTGGAGGTAGCGGTAGAGGCGGGCCACGCGGTCGCGCGCGACACGCAATTTATCTGGGGACGTCATCGGATTGACTTTGAGAATGCCCCTGCCGATCATGATGGCCGGGCGTGGAAGGGTTTCGCATTGTGCCCTTACAGAACCAGGACTGACAACACAGGGTCAGGAAGGCCCCACCGTAGGCCCCCAATACCGACAGCAGGTAGCGCGTAATACGCTGTGGGGTGCTGCCACTGTATATCATGCAGCGTCAGCGCTCGTCAGCGCGAAGCCTGAGGGCCGTGCGAAGCCCATCCGTCTTATCAGTACTTTCAGGAGAACCATGGACACGTCCAAATCGAGTGCAGCCGAACTGCCAGCGGGGCTTATCTCCGCCATCCAGGCAGGAAACTGCATTGCCTTCGTTGGCGCAGGCTTCAGCATCCCAGCAAAGCTGCCGAGCTGGTCTGAACTCCTGAACGACCTTTCCCAGCATGTCGGTGCGGGGCTGCGCAAACACCTGAAACTGCTCCTTGAGAAGAAGGATGGCGGCGCTTCCTTGGAGGAAGCGGCACAGGCTATCGAGGATGAACTCGGCCAGAACAAGCTGGCCAAGCGCCTGAAGGCGCGGCTGACCACCCGCGAGCTTCCGCTGGAGATGGCAGAACGTATACGCCTTCTACAGGGCATCCCTTTTCGCGCAATACTTACCACGAATTTCGACATGCTGCTCGAAGGCGAGACACCAAGTCCCCCTGCCTACCGAAAGATCATGCGGGCGCCGCGCCCAAGGTGGTGGGACGAGGGATTCTGGGACCAGAAGGCGTGTTTCCCTCCAGTGCTAAAGATCCATGGCGACGTTCGAGATGCGGACACCGTCGTCTTCACCCGACGAGGGTACCGCCAGCGCCTGCACAACGACCCACATTTTACGAGATTTCTGAGCTCTCTATTCACACAGCACACAGTGCTGTACCTCGGTTTTTCCTTCAGCGATGCGTACCTAAATGAACTGCGCTCTGGAGCGCTCTCGCTGCTCGGGGAAGGTGGCGGAGATAGTCCAATCGCATACGCCATTGCGAACGACATTCCACCTCGCTCATGCCGCCACCTCATGCGCCACGAGGGCATCCATGCTCTCTCATACTCGAGCAACGGCCACAAAGACTTCTCAGGCTTTGATGCTCTCCTGCGCGACCTCCATGAAGCGACGAACCCCCTCCTCCATTTCGGCCGGCGTCTGAAAGGACGAAGACTTCTCTGGCTCGACAAAGCTCCTGAGAACAACGCTCTGGTCGAGCGGTTCTTCTTGCAGGCGAAACGAGAGGCTCATTTACCACTCGGCACGCTACAAGTTACGCATGTGCGGAGTGTAGAGAAGGCAATCGCCGCGCTGCGCTCCGAGAAAATGAAGAACGAGCAATTCGATCTTGTCATCTCCCACTTCGGGCAAGAGCTTAAAGGCCTGACCGTTGCTGAACGGTTGCTCGAAGCAATGCGACACCAAGACCTTCGCAGCCCTGTCCTCATCTTCTCCAAAAATGATGACGCGTCAGAGCGTCGGCGTCGCGCGCTTGCCCTTGGCGCCCATGAATACTGTTGGTCCTTCGGGGGGCTATTACGAGCAATCGAGCGCGTGCTGGGACCAGGGGTCGAACACGAACCATAGGTGCGCGGTAGGGACGGCCCTTGATAGGCCGCCCCCACGGATCCCAGCAAGCACTGCTAACACACCGAGCTCTTGTCTTGGGTCCTGATGTGGAGTCACTCGATGGGCCAGGGATGCAGAGCCCGTGTGCAAGCGTAGTTGTCGCCCGGACCACGAGGTCGGAAGAAGCACCCAGGAGCGTGAAGTGCAGAGAGGGCGTCCTGCCTGGGGTTTCTTATCGCCGTGTCCACGGGGGCAATTCCCGCCGCCACCATCCAACGAAGGCTTCACTTCCCGCGGCCACCGGATCAGGATGAGGGAGGATGTCTCACCGCGCCGCCCTCCGACCCCGCTGTCACCGTTGCAACCTCCCGTCACACCTCTGCCTGTGTGCGGAGATCCCCCGGGTGGAGACGCGCACCCGGTTCCTCCTGCTCCAGCATGTGATGGAGGCCGGGAAGAAGAGCAACACGGGGCGGGTCGCCGCGCTGGCCCTCGTGAATGGCAGGTTGCTCCTCCACGGAGCACCCACCGAGTCCTACGACACCGCGCTGCTCTCCGAGCCCGGCACCTGGCTGCTCTTCCCCGATGGCCCGTCCGCGCCGCCGGACGCTCCCGCGCCGAGGCAGGTGGTGGTGCTGGACGGAAGCTGGTCCCAGGCACGGCGGATGACCCAACGGCTCCCCGCGCTGCGGGCGCTGCCCCGACTGGTGCTGCCGCCGCCCGAGCCCGGGATGCTCCGGCTCCGCGAGCCCTCGCACCCGTCAGGGATGTCCACCCTGGATGCGGTCGCCCGCGCGGTGGCGATGCTCGAGGGGCCGGAGGCGGCCGCGCCGCTGGAGCGGCTGGCCGCGCTTCGGGTGCAGCGAATCGCCGAGTGCGGGACGCTGAACTGAGCCTCCCGTCGAGCTGGAGCGCCGCGCCCAGCGAGCTCGCCTCCTCTGCATCCACCGTGTCCCTTCCATAGGGAAGTCGTCCTCGGCCTCCGGGTGTTTCATCCTCCCGGGCGGAAGGCCCTGCCGAGGTTAGACTTCCCGAATGAACTCCAGCCCATCCAGCCGAGCGTCCATCGTCGTGGCGGAGCTGGGGCCCACGAACACGGGGAAGACCCACCGTGCCATCGAGCGGATGCTCGAGCACGACACGGGCATGATGGGCCTGCCGCTGCGCCTGCTTGCTCGCGAGGTGTACGACCGGGTGACCGCTCGGGTGGGCGAGGGGCGGGTGGCCTTGATGACGGGCGAGGAGAAGCGCCTGCCGCCACGTCCCGACTATTGGATCTGCACGGTCGAGGCGATGCCGACCGACCATCCTGTCGACTTCCTCGCCGTCGATGAAATCCAGCTCGCCGCCCACCGCGAGCGCGGGCACGTCTTCACCGACCGGCTGCTCCATGCGCGGGGGCGCAGGGAGACCTGGTTCCTCGGCGCGGACACGATGCGGCCGATGGTCCAGACGCTCATCCCCCATGCTTCGGTGAAGCGCGCCAACCGCCTGTCCCAGCTTCGCTACTCCGGGCGCCGCTCCCTGAAGAGCCTTCCCCCGCGCTCGGCCGTGGTCGCGTTCTCCGCGGACCGCGTGTACGAGCTCGCCGAATCGCTGCGCCGCCTCCGTGGAGGGGTGGCCGTGGTGATGGGAGCGCTCTCCCCGAGGACGCGGAATGCCCAGGTGGCGATGTACCAGTCCGGGGAGGTCCAGTACCTCGTGGCCACCGATGCCATTGGCATGGGTCTGAATCTCGACCTCAACCACGTGGCCTTCGCGGCGCTCTCCAAGTACGACGGCGCTGAGCAGCGAGACCTCTACACGGACGAAATGGCCCAGATCGCGGGCCGCGCGGGGCGCCACCTGAATGACGGGAGCTTCGGCACCCTGAACACGCTGCCCGAGCTGTCTCCGCGCGTGGTCTCGGCCATCGAGTCACACCGGTTCCCGGCGGTGCGCAGTCTCATCTGGCGCAATGCCGCGCTCGACTTCTCCAGCCCGGAGTCTCTGCTGGACTCGCTGTCGCGAGCCCCGGGCCACAACGCCTTCGTCCGGGTGGAGCGGGCGGATGACTTCGATGCGCTTCGGGAGCTCTCGCACACTCCCGCCATCCGAGACGTCGCCACCACCCGGCCCATGGTCGAGCTGCTGTGGCAGGTCTGCCAGATTCCGGATTTCCGCAAGGGGCTCTTCGGTCAGCACGTCTCGCTGTTGCGAGAGACGTTCCTCCAGCTCACCGCGGGGGATGGGAGGCTGGAGCCGGACTGGCTGGCCAGGCAGGTGTCGCCGCTCGACGATGTCTCCGGAGACATCCACACCCTGATGGATCGGCTGGCCGCCATCCGCATCTGGACGTACATCAGTCATCGCGCGAGCTGGCTCCACGACGCCGAGCACTGGCAGGAGCGCACCCGCCGCATCGAGGACGCGCTGGGCGACGCCCTGCATGAGCGGCTCGTGGAGCGCTTCGTGCAGCGGGCCGCCCGGAGGAGTGCCCGCCGGTTCGTGAGAGCCGCCGCACACCCTCCGCCCGGGTCGGACAGCCCCTTCGCCAGGCTGGGGCTGCTGCTGGGTGAGGTGTCGGGGGCTGACGGCGCCGCGATGACCGAGGAGCAGTTCGTCCAGCGGGTGGTCGATGCGACGCATGACGCCTTCGAGGTGGATGCAACAGGAAGCGTCTCATTCGAAGGGCAGCCGCTGGCCCGGCTGGTTCGCGGCAAGGACCGGCGCTCACCGCAGCTTGCGCTCGCGGAGCCGGAGGTCTGGACCGGAGGCGCGCGGCAGCGACTGGAGCGCCGGCTGTTGGCGCTGGCGCGGGACCTCGTCACCGAGGCCATGGGAGGCTTTCCCGCCGAGGCCCTGGCAGGAGCGGGGCGCTCCGCGGCGACGCGGGGCCTTGCCTACCGTCTGGCCGAGGGGCTGGGAGTGATTTCCCAGGGCGAGGCGCGCGAGCAGTGGCGGCTCCTGGACGATGAGGCACGGGAGCGCCTGAGGGCGCTGGGCGTCCGTGAGGGACAGCGCTTCCTCTACGTCGCCGAGGCGCTCGCGCCGCACGCGCTCGAGCGGCGATGCATGCTGACGGCGCTGTTCCAGCAGAGTCCCTCACCCAGGGGCGTTCCACGAGATCCAACGCTCGACGTCGCGGAGCGTGGCGGCCGGAGCGCGCGCGCCTTCGGCTATGAGGTGCTCGGTCCCGTGGCGTTGCGGATTGACGTCGTCGAGCGGCTCTGTGAAGCGCTGCGCCACCCGCAGGGAGCCCGGCAGGTGCACCTGCTCATGCAGGAGCTGGGGCTGGAGAGTGGAGCGCGCGCGCGGGTGCTGCGAGAGCTCGGAGGCCCGTCCGGGGGCGCTCCGTCGAAGCGGCGGCGGCGACGGCGGGGTGGCAGAGCGCCGGGGACGGCACCTGACAAGAGTGGCGCCCACGGGCCACCGGCTCACGCCGGCGCGCACCCGCAGCCTCGGAGAAGCGGGGCCGGGGAGGGGCGTACCGGGGGCGGGCCGAAGCCCGATTGAAGGGGCCTGGGTTGGGGCAGGCAAGGCGCTGCCCTGGAGGACTCAGCTCTCCTCGACGATCTTCCGGGCCTCCAGCTCCAGGACGTGGGCCTGCAGCTCGTGCAGCAGCTCGGAGAGGCGCGTGCCGCACGCCCCGCTGCGCTCGGGGTCCGGCGAGCCGATGCCATCGGCGAGCTCGCGCCACCTCACGTCCTTCAGCAGGTGCTGTCGCAGCGCGGCGCTGACCACGTCCGCCCAGGTGGGCTGGCTGTACGTGAAGTTCAGCGCCAGCGTGTCCTCCGAGGCCTCGGTGGAGTGCCAGTAGCCTCGCGGCACGAAGAGGACCGAGCCGGGCTCGAGCGTGATGACCTCGGCGCCCTCGGGCATCTGCTCAGGCAGCTCCTGCTCCAGGTAGCTGGCCAGCTCGGGGGAGGGCGGGCCCATGTTCATCGCCCAGCGGTCCGTGGGGAGGGGCAGCTGCGTGTTGGGCGCGAGCGTCCAGCGCTTGGTGCCGCGCACCTGCACGACGATGTTCGCGTTCGCGTCGAAGTGGGGGCTGTTGCCGCCACCCGACGGCGAGGCATAGAAGATGGCTCGTGCGACAGCGTTGCGCGCAAGGCCCAGCTCGAAGGCCAGCATGTGCAGCCACTGCTCGACCAGCGGGAGGAAGCGCTCCGCCGAGTCGAGGATGAGCGCCATGCCGCTGCGGTACAGCGCCCCGGCGGTCTGCGCTTCCACCCGGATGACACTGTGCTCATCTCGCCGGTCCGGCAGCGCGACCATCACCGGGCCGCGGTAGGTGTGCAGCAGCCGCTCGAGGTCATGGAGCTCGGGAAGCTGCGCGAGTTCCCCGAGTCGTTCGAGCGGGCCGTGGCAGACCAGGTGCCGCCTGGGCCAGTACTCCGCCAGGAACTCGCGGGGCGGGTGCGGCGTGAAGAGCTGTTCGAGGAAGGGATGCTCCGACGACTCCAAAGCCATGCGAGACGCTAACACGCGAGCCAATCAGCGGGCGTAGACTGAAGCGAGCGGAGGGTAGGTGGGAACAGCCGTGGGACAGCACCTGGAAGGCGCCCTGTGCGGCCAACACGTGAAGGCCATGGCCGTGGGCGTGTGTGCTCGCTGCGGCACGTTCACCTGCCTGGAGTGCGTGTGCAGCGTGGCGGGCGCGGTGTGGTGCGCGGCGTGCGCCCGGCGCCCCGTGGAGGCCCGGGAGGACTCGCAGGTGGGCGTGGAGCTGGCGCGGCTGCTCTCCTTGCTCGCGTGGTTCCTCCCACCCCTCGCGCTGGTGGCGCTCGCGGTGGGGTGGCATCAGCGGCGGCGGCTCCAGCGCGGCGAGCTGGCGTGGTCCGCGGGCTGGCACCTGCGCCAGTCCCTACGCCAGGCCCTGGTGGTGCTCGCCGTGTGGGGTCTCATCCTCGGCGGCGTCGTCACACTCTTCCTGCTCTCAGGCGGCGCGAGCGACTGAGAGTCCCCGGCGCTCCATGAAGGTGCGCAGCTCCGGCCATTGGGCGGTGAGCGCCTCGAAGTCGCCCGGCCGCACCGGCTGCGCGGCGGCCAGTGCGTCCTGGATGGCCGCCGCGTGGGCGGACGCATCCTGCGCGTCCAGCGCGAAGGCCTTGAGCAGCTTGAGCCTGCGCACGTCCCGGCCTCCCGACGCATCCGCCTCGGCCCACCGCGCGTCGACAGTCTTTACCGCCACCGGGTAGTGGCCCTCGCGGCACAGGATTACGACCTCCGGGAGCAGCGCGTACATGGGCGGCGTGTCGCCCAGTCGCTTGCGCCCCTCCTCCAGCCAGGCCCTCGCGGAGGCCGTGTCGCCCAGGACCGCGCCACACGTGGCGATGAGGTTGGGCATCCACCGGTGCGCGGCGGGTATCCCCCACTTCAGGTTGCGAGCCCGCTCCGTCGTGCCGAAGAGCTCGAGCGCGCGGCCCGGCTCTCCCAGCGCGAGGATGCACTGTCCCAGCATCGCGACGGAGACCGAGCGCTGCACTCCATTGGTGCTGCGCCGCGCGGCTTCCTCGAAGCAGCCCGCTGCCTCCCGCTCGTTCCCCGCGCCGTAGAAGGAGATGCCCCGGTTGTAGAGCGTGGACCACCGGCGGAGCCGCAGGAAGAAGAAGCCGAACAACCCCAGGAACGTCACTGCGGCCAAGGGGATGTAGAAGCCCGGAGTGAGGCGCTCCCGGAGCGCTTCATTGCCCTGGGAGAAGAGGTTGTAGAAGAACACGAAGAGCACGACCAGGATGACCCACCCGGCGACCTTCTTCAGCGGCGAGGAGGCGAAGGGCCTGAGGTGGCGCTCCTTCGGAAGTGGCAGCTCGGTCATGCGGCGCTCCGGCAAGGCGGGGACGGCCCTCTCGTAGCGCGTGCGACTCCCTGGAGTCCAGCCGCACTGCGTGCGTCGAGCCACCCCTCCGCGACAGACGCGGAGGGGCGGTCCGACACGCGGGCGGTGACTACTTCCCGCCGTTCGCCGTCACGTCGGTGAGCGTCGTCGTCTTGGCGTTGGTCTCGACGAGGATGCGGTCGAAGTTCAGGTAGGGGTAGCTGCCGCCCGGGACGATGTCCTCGGTCAGCACCACCGTGTCACCCTCGACAGTCTCACCGTCGGCCAGCCCCTGCGTCAGCGCGAAGCTCGCCCGCTGCACCTGCAGGGTCCAGCGGCAGGCGCCGTTCTCGTCCACGCGGTCGAACGTCCGTCGGCACGGGATGGAGCAGTAGCCGCAGAGGTAGTTGCCCTGCTGGCGGCACTGCTGCATGCACTGGTTGTAGGGCAGGTTCGTGCAGCCCGGCGAGGTGGTGCCGCCGATGACCGGACCATAGCTGATGAACGCCACCCGGCCGCTCCGCACGTTGCTGACGGAGCCCACGAGCCGGCCGTTGGAGAACACCTCCGCCGTATAGGTGGACGTCTCCTGCGTGGCCGCCGTGAAGGTCGCCGCGAAGGACGTCCTGCCGCCCTCCGTCGCGATGGTGGCGGTGCTGGCCGCCGCGCCTTCCGACTCACCCGTGAGCACGGTCTGCTCCACGGCCCGGCCAGAGGGCTCACTGCGGAAGCCCGCGCTCCAGAAGGTGGAGCCCTCGGTGGAGATGGCCACGCCGTCCCGCTCGGACGCGTCCGGGGATACGACGTGCAGCTCCTTGCCCTCCACGGCGAGCTGCGCGCTGCCCAGGCCGCAGTGCTTCAGTCCGGAGAAGGTCACGCAGTCCTCCGCGTGGGCCTGCGTGAGCGGGAGGGCGAGGGTGAGCAGGGTGGCGAGGCCCGCGGGGGCCAGACGGTGGAACAGACGCATGGGGGGAACTCCAGATGCCTCCCGGGGGAAATCCCCGGCGGGCATGCGGCCGCTGTTCATGTGTCGTGCCAGGAATTCCCTGCGCACGGCTCCGAGGGAGACGAGCCCAGGCGCCAAAAGGTTTGTAGCCAAATCAGTTACACGGCCCGGGCGTCAGAGCGACCGCAGGAAGCTCACGAGCGCATCCCGGTCCGCGCGCTCCAGATGGGTGAAGCGCTCCTGGGCGCCCGCGGCCTCACCGCCGTGCCAGAGGATGGCTTCCTCGAAGCTGCGCGCGCGGCCGTCGTGGAGCATCCGCACCTGGCGGTTGACGGCCTCCAGCAGCCCCAGGCCCCACAGCGGAGGTGTCCGCCACTCGGAGCCGGTGGCCTCGGCGTCGGGCCTGCCGTCCGCGAGGCCCTCGCCCATGTCGTGCAACAGTAAATCGGTATACGGCTGGAGGTCCTGCTGGGACAGCTCCGGCAGGTCGGCCACGTCGCCGGTGCGCAGGGCTGGGTGGTGGCAGGTGGCGCAGCCCACCTGCTGGAACAGCGCCTGTCCGCGCAGCACCGTGGGGTCTTCCACGTCCCGGCGCGCGGGCACCGCCAGCAGGCGCAGGTAGAGCGTCACTCCGTCCAGCTGCGCGTCGTCCAGCGCGGGCTTCGCGGAGGGCGCCCGCGAGCGGCAGCGGGGTTGCTTCGCGGTGCAGGTGGGCTCCGGGTAGAGGGGCGACGTCAGGCCCAGGTCCTCCGAGAAGGCCCGGGCCGTCTGCTGCTTCACCGAGGGCTGGTTGGCCTTCCAGCCAAAGCGCCCCAGACGCGGCGTGCCCGTGAGTGCGTCCGGGACGCGGTTGGGGCGGCCCGAGACTCCATCCCCGTCGCGGTCATCGGGGTCCGCCAGCGCCAGCAGGGCCTCGTCGGGAACCGCCTCCAGCAGCCCCAGTCCGAACACGGGCGAGGAGATGCGCGCGGAGCGCTGCGTGTGGGGCGACAGCTTGCCGTAGCCCAGCCGGGTCAGCCGGACGTCGGGCCTGCGCAGGGCGTAGGCGGTGCCATCCGGGTAGCTGCCAGAGAGCTCCGCATAGGTGACTTCCAGCGCGCCCTCCGCGGGCACGCCGGGCACGGCGCGGTCGTTGATCTGGCCTCCGTAGGTCGGCTCGGGCAGGCCCGCCGGGCTCCGGCGGGAAGGCACGCTCAGCCGCACGAGCAGCGGCGCCTCCGTGCCCAGGTCCGGAAGGGGCCGCCCCCGGCCGTCCTTGAAATGACAGTCATTGCACCGGACCGCGTTCGACAGAGGGCCAGCGAGTCCGCCCGGCGCCCGGCTCCAGTCCTTCATGAACAGCGCCTTGCCCGCGGCCATCGTCATCCAGCGGCGGGGCTCCATGTTGGCCAGGGCCCGGCCGAAGGCGTTGTGCGAGGTATCGAAGACGGTCGTCTGTCCCCCTGAGCGTGACGCGGCCGGACGTGGGGCCTTCTCCGGAGGCGGGACGGTCGGTGAGGCCGTGGCCTCCAGGGCCTGCGCCCCCGGAGTGGACGGAGGCGCGGCGGCCGACAGCAGCAGGCACAGGGCGGCTCCAAGCGACGGCATCCACCAGCGGAATCGGGAAGAGGGCATGGGTCTGCCACGCGCATTTCATACTGCGTGCCAGGGCCTTGCCCGCGGTGCCACGGGGGTGTCCCCAGGTGCCGCCGCCGACGTCGCGGTGCGTGTGACACGGAATGTCACGGCCCCCGGGGTCATGTTGCATCCCTGGCTACAAGGCGACTGAAGGCCTCGGCGGGTAGGGCGGGCCCCACTCCAGCTACTCATGCAATGCAATGGACGTGGGTCCAGGGTGGAGCGAGCGCAGGGACCGCTGCCTGCCCGGCGCAGGGGGCCGGGCCGACGCCGCCTCGTTCCGCCGGGTGACGCGCCCATGACATGGCCATGTCAAAAGCCCGGAGTGTCGTGACTCGCCGTCCCCACACCCCTCGGAGCCCGTCACCCATGGAACGGACCGCCCAGCACGCGGACAAGGAACTCCTCGCCCGGACACGTCCCTTCGCCGTCCAGGACACGGCGCGTGCGGGGTGGAACATCGCGGCGACCTTCGGTGCGCTGGTCGCCGCCGTGGCCATCGCCGCCGCCGCGCCGTGGTGGCCGCTGCGAGTCGTGGGCACCGTTGTCGAGGCGCTCGTCCTCGTCCGCGCGTTCATCCTCTTCCATGACTTCATGCATGGCGCACTGCTGCCCGGCTCGCGCGTGACGCGGCTGCTCTTCCACGTCCAGGGCATCCTGACGCTCACGCCCGCGCGCATCTGGAACGACACCCACAACCACCATCACGCCAACACCGCGCGCCTCGCCGCGTCCGCCGCGGGCACCTTCACGACCTGGACCACCGACACCTGGCACAAGGCCTCGCGCTGGCAGCGCCTGGCCTATGTCGTCGAGCGTCATCCGGTGACGTTCCTGACCGGCTACTTCACGGCCTTCCTGCTGAGCCTGTGCGTGGTTCCCTTCCTGCGGAATCCGCGCCGGTACTGGACGTCGGGGCTCGCGGTGCTCGTGCACGTCGCGCTGTCGGTGGCCGTCTGGAGCCTGTTCGGTCCGGGCGTCTACTTCTCCGCGCTCCTCGGTCCCCTGGTCGTGGCCTACGCCCTGGGCGTCTATCTCTTCTATTCGCAGCACAACTTCCCGGACGTGGAGATCCGCTCGGAAGAGCGGTGGACGCACGCGGGCTCGGCGCTGGAGGCCTCCAGCTACCTGGACTGCGGGCCCGTCCTGGCGTGGTTCACCGGCAACATCGGCTACCACCACGTCCACCACCTGAACCCGCGCATCCCGTTCTACCGGCTGCCCGAGGCGATGGCCGCCATCCCGGAGCTGCAAGGGCCCCACGTCACGACGCTGCGCCTGCGCGACATGCTCGCGTGCCTGCGTCAGAACCTGTGGGATCCGGAGCAGGGGCGGATGGTGCGCTACCCCGGGGCCTGAGGCTCGCGCGCCGGGGAGCGTCCCGGCTACGCTTCGCGTGCCATGCGCTTCCGACGGTCCGCTCCCGTACTGTCCGCTGTCTCCGCGCTGCTCCTCGTCGCCTGCGCGCATGACCCTCCGAGCCCCGTCTGCGTTCTCGTGAGGGACCACAACGAGCAGTGCGCCCAGAAGCTCGCGGAGGGTGACCTGGAGCGCGCGGAGACGTACTGCGACCTGGGCCTGGAGTTCTCTCCCCAGTCCGCGGACCTGTGGGCCAACAAGGGCCTCATCGCGCTCTACCGGGGCGACACCGCGAAGGCGAAGGAACGCCTCCTCTGGGCGCTCCAGTACAACCCGGACCACCGGGAGGCGCAGGTGCACCTGGGCTCCGCCTACCTGGAAGAAGGGGCCTACGCACAGGCGCGGGAGCGCTTCGTTCAGGCCCTGAAGGGCGACCCGAAGTTCGTCCCCGCGAGGTACGCCCTGGGCCTTGCGCTCGTGAAGCTGGGCAGGCGGGCGGAGGCCCGGACGGAGCTCGACGCCGTGCTGGCCGCCGACCCCGGCCATGTCGACGCGCACCACACCCTGGGCATCCTGGACTACGAGGAGGAGAGGCTGGAGGGCGCCTTCCAGCACCTCTCCAGGGTGGCCCAGCTCACGCCGGAGGCACCTGTCGTCTGGATGGAGCTGGGCACCGTGCTGATGGCACAGCGCCGCTTCAGTGAGGCGGAAGTGGCCTTCGGCCACTGCGTGCTGCTGGAGGAGGCGCATGCCGACTGCCGGAAGGGGCTGGCGCGGGCCCGGCACG
Proteins encoded in this region:
- a CDS encoding fatty acid desaturase family protein, with amino-acid sequence MERTAQHADKELLARTRPFAVQDTARAGWNIAATFGALVAAVAIAAAAPWWPLRVVGTVVEALVLVRAFILFHDFMHGALLPGSRVTRLLFHVQGILTLTPARIWNDTHNHHHANTARLAASAAGTFTTWTTDTWHKASRWQRLAYVVERHPVTFLTGYFTAFLLSLCVVPFLRNPRRYWTSGLAVLVHVALSVAVWSLFGPGVYFSALLGPLVVAYALGVYLFYSQHNFPDVEIRSEERWTHAGSALEASSYLDCGPVLAWFTGNIGYHHVHHLNPRIPFYRLPEAMAAIPELQGPHVTTLRLRDMLACLRQNLWDPEQGRMVRYPGA
- a CDS encoding tetratricopeptide repeat protein, producing the protein MRFRRSAPVLSAVSALLLVACAHDPPSPVCVLVRDHNEQCAQKLAEGDLERAETYCDLGLEFSPQSADLWANKGLIALYRGDTAKAKERLLWALQYNPDHREAQVHLGSAYLEEGAYAQARERFVQALKGDPKFVPARYALGLALVKLGRRAEARTELDAVLAADPGHVDAHHTLGILDYEEERLEGAFQHLSRVAQLTPEAPVVWMELGTVLMAQRRFSEAEVAFGHCVLLEEAHADCRKGLARARHASSP